From a region of the Syngnathus scovelli strain Florida chromosome 19, RoL_Ssco_1.2, whole genome shotgun sequence genome:
- the ncdn gene encoding neurochondrin has product MAEGPTVSDQFSGGEEHAEESGGCPENDGLTDAKRDVLERCLHALKHAKNDSQTMAALLLITRLCPASQLDKPTLRRIFEAVGLNLPARLLVTAAKGTGDPVLPPNELISLGTALLSALSTDPDMASQPQLLATIPLLLGILAQQTCDENGEISDQKYEDDVASPGKLDEVIAADCYQVLTSVCGQPRGPEHLLNRGAIPALCQALERNQTLSQKMGLPLLVCLLSGKTKDKAWRKHSAELLPLLVKMSEDFCKSTDQTRLDMCSQLVDVLPPGGFTVEKEILREVVSRVWGGLRPLVQSKLTPRQIGPVLVLGACLLDLYGWELAGPPKFCCLLVNRACVEVRMGLEEPPGNILSQDLQDTLTGCYRIMEAAIEQACNPAVMSAAPPAQSSITSLSLQQSKQVLGVLEEAFSALMYHLQQQMDPSRYGDPFIFATFRCLCSWLAEETSCLKEEVTTLLPVLIEYSRSHLMAVNSEQALSDWMDKMSVANEKETWTGKEALRYLLPALCHLSAEEGPRKVLLALDTPALLVYYLSQSFTSLKGKSGASSVRDPSMETACSALLNFSVTEPERVRKDQCFTTLEKHLSEALPVLVHKASLLVLAANYCTLGLMIGRLKSGSDEASQRRFFSTALRFLHSALDSALSPGPVKVSPGWEESWDEVAELWRLALQALGGCFRSQSWLTALVREEGWLRNTLGILGCCSALPDQHTQEALEEALCALANQCRLCKQDIGDAMKNNKGALNSMRNLKKVIGVK; this is encoded by the exons ATGGCAGAAGGTCCAACAGTGAGTGATCAGTTCTCCGGAGGAGAAGAGCATGCAGAAGAAAGTGGAGGATGTCCAGAAAATGATGGTTTGACGGATGCTAAGAGGGATGTGTTGGAGAGATGCCTCCACGCTCTCAAACATGCTAAAAATGATAGCCAGACAATGGCTGCACTTCTTCTG ATCACACGCTTGTGCCCGGCTTCCCAATTGGACAAACCCACCTTGAGGCGAATCTTTGAGGCTGTTGGTCTCAATCTTCCAGCTCGGCTGTTGGTGACTGCAGCGAAGGGGACCGGGGATCCTGTATTGCCCCCAAATGAGCTCATTTCGTTGGGTACGGCTCTGTTGTCTGCTTTAAGCACAGATCCAGACATGGCCTCTCAGCCTCAGCTCCTTGCCACCATTCCACTACTGCTGGGAATTTTAGCTCAACAGACCTGTGATGAAAATGGAGAGATCAGCGACCAAAAGTATGAAGATGATGTAGCATCACCTGGAAAGCTTGATGAGGTCATAGCCGCTGATTGTTACCAGGTTCTGACATCCGTGTGTGGCCAACCCAGAGGTCCTGAACATCTGCTGAACCGAGGTGCTATACCCGCTCTCTGCCAGGCTTTAGAAAGGAACCAGACCTTGAGTCAGAAGATGGGGCTTCCCTTGCTTGTTTGCCTCCTCTCGGGTAAAACCAAAGATAAAGCGTGGCGCAAACACTCGGCCGAATTGCTGCCGCTGCTGGTGAAGATGTCCGAGGACTTCTGCAAATCCACAGATCAAACCAGGCTGGATATGTGTTCCCAGTTGGTCGATGTTCTACCCCCAGGAGGGTTCACGGTCGAGAAGGAGATCCTGAGGGAAGTCGTGAGCCGAGTGTGGGGGGGGCTGCGACCTTTGGTACAGTCAAAATTGACTCCGAGGCAAATCGGGCCAGTTTTGGTGCTCGGCGCTTGTCTGCTTGATTTGTATGGTTGGGAGCTGGCTGGACCACCAAAGTTCTGCTGCTTACTGGTTAATCGGGCTTGTGTGGAGGTTCGGATGGGATTAGAGGAACCGCCTGGAAATATTTTGAGCCAAGACCTGCAGGACACACTCACAG GTTGTTATCGAATCATGGAGGCGGCCATCGAGCAGGCCTGCAACCCGGCTGTTATGTCCGCTGCTCCACCCGCTCAGAGTTCCATCACCTCCTTAAGTCTACAGCAGAGCAAGCAGGTCCTTGGCGTACTGGAGGAGGCCTTCTCGGCTCTGATGTACCACTTGCAACAACAG ATGGACCCGAGTCGCTATGGCGACCCTTTTATTTTCGCCACATTCCGCTGCTTGTGCTCGTGGCTGGCCGAGGAGACTTCCTGCCTTAAGGAGGAAGTGACCACGCTGCTGCCGGTTCTCATCGAGTACTCACGGAGCCACTTAATGGCTGTGAATTCCGAGCAGGCGCTTTCCGACTGGATGGATAAGATGTCCGTCGCCAATGAGAAGGAGACCTGGACGGGCAAAGAGGCCCTTAG GTATCTTCTGCCAGCTCTGTGTCACCTCTCCGCCGAGGAAGGTCCCAGGAAGGTGCTGCTGGCTCTCGACACGCCGGCTTTGCTGGTGTACTACCTTTCGCAAAGCTTTACTTCCTTGAAGGGTAAAAGCGGAGCATCGTCAGTGAGGGACCCCAGCATGGAGACGGCCTGCTCGGCTCTCCTGAACTTCTCCGTCACTGAGCCTGAAAGAGTCAG GAAGGATCAATGTTTCACAACTTTGGAGAAACACCTGAGTGAAGCACTTCCTGTTTTGGTGCACAAAGCTAGCCTCCTTGTCCTTGCAGCTAATTACTGCACATTGGGTCTGATGATCGGCAGACTGAAATCAG GTTCAGATGAAGCCAGTCAGAGACGTTTCTTTTCCACAGCTCTCCGCTTTCTCCACAGCGCTCTAGACTCTGCGCTCAGTCCAGGGCCGGTTAAGGTGAGCCCCGGTTGGGAGGAGAGCTGGGATGAAGTCGCCGAGCTCTGGAGGCTGGCTTTGCAGGCTTTGGGGGGGTGCTTTCGTTCTCAGTCGTGGTTGACGGCGCTGGTCAGAGAAGAAGGATGGTTGAGGAACACGCTGGGGATCTTGGGTTGCTGTAGCGCACTACCAGACCAGCACACGCAGGAGGCGCTTGAGGAGGCTCTGTGTGCCTTGGCCAACCAGTGCCGACTCTGCAAACAGGACATTGGAGATGCTATGAAGAATAATAAAGGAGCTTTAAACTCCATGAGGAACCTTAAGAAGGTGATAGGagtgaaataa
- the tfap2e gene encoding transcription factor AP-2-epsilon isoform X1 — translation MLWKARNKTDGMQERADGLSSSSPSGRLSQLSSLNQAAYSSAPPLCHTPASDFQPPYFPPPYPQSSLSYSQSQDSAYSHLSDPYPSINSIHQHQQAAWHSQRSRSDEAGLLSQTHRALGLDPRREYAAVPRLLHGLGEGAAALGDGPLGMHIGHHGLDELQGMEEGSALGILDHSVIKKVPIPSKLNGSSLSALSLGKDGLGMGAVSNPAEVFCSVPGRLSLLSSTSKYKVTVGEVQRRLSPPECLNASLLGGVLRRAKSKNGGRCLRERLEKIGLNLPAGRRKAANVTLLTSLVEGEAVHLARDFGYVCETEFPARAAAEYLCRQSEPDQLPTRRSMLLATKEICKEFVDLMSQDRSPLGGSRPSPCLEPSLQGSLTHFSLLTHGFGTPAICAALSAFQSYLMEAIKMLDKGDGGGKGHHDKEMKHRK, via the exons ATGCTGTGGAAGGCCCGGAACAAGACTGATGGCATGCAG gaGCGCGCAGACGGATTGAGCAGCTCCTCACCGAGCGGGCGCCTCTCCCAGTTGTCCTCCCTCAACCAGGCCGCCTACTCTTCGGCTCCCCCCCTCTGCCACACTCCGGCCTCCGACTTCCAGCCCCCTTACTTCCCTCCCCCGTACCCGCAATCCTCCCTGTCATACTCCCAAAGCCAGGACTCGGCCTACTCCCACCTGTCGGACCCTTACCCCTCCATTAACTCCATACATCAACATCAGCAAGCCGCATGGCACTCGCAGAGGTCGCGCTCCGACGAAGCGGGGCTTTTATCGCAAACGCACCGGGCTCTCGGGCTCGATCCCCGGAGGGAGTATGCGGCTGTCCCCCGCCTGCTCCACGGTCTCGGGGAAGGAGCCGCTGCCCTGGGAGACGGACCCCTCGGGATGCACATAGGACATCACGGCCTGGATGAGCTTCAG GGAATGGAGGAAGGATCAGCCTTGGGCATCCTGGACCACTCTGTCATTAAAAAAG TTCCCATCCCATCCAAGCTGAACGGTTCTTCCCTGTCCGCCTTATCTCTCGGTAAGGACGGCCTCGGCATGGGCGCCGTGTCCAACCCGGCCGAGGTTTTCTGCTCGGTGCCGGGCCGCCTGTCGCTTCTCAGCTCCACCTCCAAGTACAAGGTCACCGTCGGGGAGGTGCAGCGGCGACTCTCCCCACCCGAGTGCCTCAACGCTTCTCTGTTGGGCGGAGTCCTCCGCAG GGCCAAGTCCAAGAATGGTGGCCGCTGTCTGAGAGAGCGTCTGGAGAAGATTGGCCTCAACCTGCCCGCCGGGCGACGCAAGGCAGCCAACGTCACTCTGCTAACATCTCTGGTGGAGg GTGAAGCCGTCCATCTGGCGAGGGATTTCGGATACGTGTGCGAGACCGAGTTCCCCGCCAGAGCCGCCGCCGAGTATCTGTGCAGGCAGAGCGAGCCCGACCAGCTTCCGACGCGACGTAGCATGCTGCTCGCTACCAA GGAGATCTGCAAGGAGTTTGTAGACCTCATGTCCCAGGATCGCTCGCCACTCGGGGGCAGCCGACCCAGCCCTTGCCTGGAGCCCAGCCTCCAGGGGAGCCTCACCCACTTCAGCTTGCTCACCCACGGCTTCGGCACTCCCGCCATCTGCGCCGCGCTCTCCGCTTTCCAAAGCTACCTGATGGAGGCCATCAAAATGCTAGACAAAGGAGACGGCGGAGGGAAAGGCCACCATGACAAGGAGATGAAGCATCGTAAATAA
- the tfap2e gene encoding transcription factor AP-2-epsilon isoform X2, giving the protein MLIHTYSAMERADGLSSSSPSGRLSQLSSLNQAAYSSAPPLCHTPASDFQPPYFPPPYPQSSLSYSQSQDSAYSHLSDPYPSINSIHQHQQAAWHSQRSRSDEAGLLSQTHRALGLDPRREYAAVPRLLHGLGEGAAALGDGPLGMHIGHHGLDELQGMEEGSALGILDHSVIKKVPIPSKLNGSSLSALSLGKDGLGMGAVSNPAEVFCSVPGRLSLLSSTSKYKVTVGEVQRRLSPPECLNASLLGGVLRRAKSKNGGRCLRERLEKIGLNLPAGRRKAANVTLLTSLVEGEAVHLARDFGYVCETEFPARAAAEYLCRQSEPDQLPTRRSMLLATKEICKEFVDLMSQDRSPLGGSRPSPCLEPSLQGSLTHFSLLTHGFGTPAICAALSAFQSYLMEAIKMLDKGDGGGKGHHDKEMKHRK; this is encoded by the exons ATGTTAATTCACACCTATTCAGCTATG gaGCGCGCAGACGGATTGAGCAGCTCCTCACCGAGCGGGCGCCTCTCCCAGTTGTCCTCCCTCAACCAGGCCGCCTACTCTTCGGCTCCCCCCCTCTGCCACACTCCGGCCTCCGACTTCCAGCCCCCTTACTTCCCTCCCCCGTACCCGCAATCCTCCCTGTCATACTCCCAAAGCCAGGACTCGGCCTACTCCCACCTGTCGGACCCTTACCCCTCCATTAACTCCATACATCAACATCAGCAAGCCGCATGGCACTCGCAGAGGTCGCGCTCCGACGAAGCGGGGCTTTTATCGCAAACGCACCGGGCTCTCGGGCTCGATCCCCGGAGGGAGTATGCGGCTGTCCCCCGCCTGCTCCACGGTCTCGGGGAAGGAGCCGCTGCCCTGGGAGACGGACCCCTCGGGATGCACATAGGACATCACGGCCTGGATGAGCTTCAG GGAATGGAGGAAGGATCAGCCTTGGGCATCCTGGACCACTCTGTCATTAAAAAAG TTCCCATCCCATCCAAGCTGAACGGTTCTTCCCTGTCCGCCTTATCTCTCGGTAAGGACGGCCTCGGCATGGGCGCCGTGTCCAACCCGGCCGAGGTTTTCTGCTCGGTGCCGGGCCGCCTGTCGCTTCTCAGCTCCACCTCCAAGTACAAGGTCACCGTCGGGGAGGTGCAGCGGCGACTCTCCCCACCCGAGTGCCTCAACGCTTCTCTGTTGGGCGGAGTCCTCCGCAG GGCCAAGTCCAAGAATGGTGGCCGCTGTCTGAGAGAGCGTCTGGAGAAGATTGGCCTCAACCTGCCCGCCGGGCGACGCAAGGCAGCCAACGTCACTCTGCTAACATCTCTGGTGGAGg GTGAAGCCGTCCATCTGGCGAGGGATTTCGGATACGTGTGCGAGACCGAGTTCCCCGCCAGAGCCGCCGCCGAGTATCTGTGCAGGCAGAGCGAGCCCGACCAGCTTCCGACGCGACGTAGCATGCTGCTCGCTACCAA GGAGATCTGCAAGGAGTTTGTAGACCTCATGTCCCAGGATCGCTCGCCACTCGGGGGCAGCCGACCCAGCCCTTGCCTGGAGCCCAGCCTCCAGGGGAGCCTCACCCACTTCAGCTTGCTCACCCACGGCTTCGGCACTCCCGCCATCTGCGCCGCGCTCTCCGCTTTCCAAAGCTACCTGATGGAGGCCATCAAAATGCTAGACAAAGGAGACGGCGGAGGGAAAGGCCACCATGACAAGGAGATGAAGCATCGTAAATAA
- the kiaa0319l gene encoding dyslexia-associated protein KIAA0319-like protein, with translation MSSAYQHLLTWSLPHLLLLPLTHLWLLAPPTGVSADMCHVTGGVLGLHWTSVVGLGWSPLADGKGGATCWETCCLRPNCNAVWSLGGRCVLLSCSLKGGCPILFLPQPHQESLGLLQILSKGSPTKRGRSVRQASQEVQPRQQPSSEISKSDPAQLAPSPSLVPEGDHKNVNQSTDRTSEPASQQNSTLVDTAASSNTSDVSTTATTTVSVAVTPTQAVRELVVSAGESVEVTLPRSSVELNAFVVPAPTPDSKYIFDWRLITHPKDYSGVMEGKHSKTLKLSQLTVGLYEFEVTVNGGGAHGEGYVNVTVKPEPRVNKPPVAVVSPKFQEISLPTSSTVIDGSQSKDDDKIVAWHWEEVKGPLREEKVSANTAVLTLTNLVPGNYTFNLTVTDSDGAQDSTLATLSVNKAKDYKPEANAGPNQVITLPRNSITLYGNQSTDDHDSLAYEWSLSPESKDKVVEMQGVRTQTLQLSAMQEGDYTFKLTVTDSAGQQDTAYVTVIVQPENNKPPVADAGPEKELTLPVDRTILDGSKSSDDQKIVTYHWKQTKGPDGVKIENADSAVATVTGLEVGTYEFTLTVTDERKLESSDTVTVIAREELDQPPVARVVSSPPVSLPVRTATLDGSRSTDDKGGISYLWTRDDSSPAAGDVLNNSDHQAVLFLGNLVQGKYSFTLTVTDSKGQINTDSGTLEVKPDPWERDQVELVLEVPITQVSHRQRDMLLRQVGVLLGILDSDIIVREIGAFNEHSTRLVFLVSGGPGRPPLSGYSVALSLRNKLRKQKNDFLIYKALRVDTVICQLNCSSHGECDSFTRRCVCHPFWMENFLRAQFGDAESNCEWSVLYVTIASFMIVVAVATVVWGCVCCCNRRKSKARRSKSRYKILEADEQDALELQPPRAGRIKPVPAPTSSALMHSDSDLESDDGQVGFSWTEQERGHLLRPQNGSLRNGQGPVRGKKPREELL, from the exons ATGTCTTCTGCATACCAGCATCTACTCACTTGGAGTTTACCACACCTCCTCCTCTTACCGCTAACCCATCTCTGGCTtttggcccctcctacag gTGTATCAGCAGATATGTGCCACGTTACCGGAGGGGTGCTGGGGCTCCACTGGACAAGCGTCGTCGGCCTGGGCTGGTCCCCTCTAGCGGACGGCAAAGGCGGAGCGACGTGTTGGGAGACGTGCTGCTTGAGGCCCAATTGCAACGCAGTGTGGAGTCTCGGTGGGCGATGTGTGCTTCTTAGTTGCTCCCTCAAGGGAGGCTGCCCCATCTTGTTTCTGCCTCAACCTCATCAGGAGTCTCTCGGACTCCTTCAGATACTAAGCAAG GGTTCTCCCACGAAAAGAGGGAGGAGCGTACGTCAGGCGAGTCAAGAAGTGCAACCACGACAACAGCCGAGCTCG GAAATTTCCAAATCTGACCCAGCACAGTTGGCGCCGAGCCCAAGCCTCGTTCCCGAAGGAGACCATAAGAACGTCAATCAATCTACCGACAGGACGAGCGAACCCGCCTCACAGCAGAACTCCACTCTcgtcgacaccgccgcgtcttccAATACGAGTGATGTCAGCACGACCGCAACGACTACCGTTAGCGTAGCCGTAACTCCAACACAGGCTG TGAGGGAGCTGGTGGTGTCGGCAGGGGAGAGCGTTGAAGTCACGCTACCGCGCAGCTCGGTCGAGCTTAACGCATTCGTGGTTCCGGCCCCTACGCCAG ATTCCAAATATATCTTTGATTGGCGTCTGATAACGCATCCCAAAGATTACAGTGGGGTGATGGAAGGAAAGCACAGCAAGACCCTAAAACTCAGCCAG CTCACAGTTGGTCTGTATGAGTTTGAGGTGACCGTTAATGGAGGAGGTGCTCATGGAGAAGGTTACGTCAATGTCACTGTCAAACcag AGCCGCGGGTAAACAAACCCCCCGTTGCCGTAGTTTCCCCAAAGTTCCAAGAGATCTCCTTGCCAACAAGCTCGACGGTGATAGACGGAAGCC AGAGCAAAGACGATGATAAAATAGTGGCGTGGCACTGGGAAGAGGTCAAAGGTCCCCTTAGGGAAGAGAAGGTGTCCGCTAACACGGCCGTCCTCACGCTCACCAACTTGGTTCCGGGGAACTACACGTTCAA TTTGACTGTCACCGACTCCGATGGCGCCCAAGACTCAACACTGGCCACCCTGTCTGTCAACAAAGCCAAAGATTACAAGCCCGAGGCCAACGCCGGCCCCAACCAG GTCATCACCTTACCACGTAATTCCATCACGCTTTATGGCAACCAGAGCACAGATGACCACGACTCCCTTGCCTACGAATGGTCCCTCAGTCCCGAGAGCAAAGACAAGGTGGTGGAGATGCAA GGCGTGCGCACACAGACCTTGCAGCTATCAGCCATGCAAGAGGGCGATTACACTTTCAAACTCACTGTGACCGACTCTGCCGGACAGCAAGACACAGCTTATGTCACGGTTATTGTGCAACCAG AAAACAATAAACCACCAGTAGCAGATGCGGGACCGGAAAAAGAACTGACTCTACCGGTTGATCGAACGATACTGGATGGGAGTAAGAGCAGCGATGACCAGAAGATAGTCACCTATCATTGGAAGCAGACCAA GGGTCCCGATGGTGTGAAGATTGAGAACGCAGACAGTGCCGTTGCCACGGTGACAGGTCTGGAGGTGGGCACTTACGAGTTCACCCTGACGGTGACCGACGAGAGGAAGCTGGAGAGTAGCGACACAGTCACGGTCATCGCCAGAGAAG AACTGGACCAGCCACCTGTGGCTCGTGTGGTTTCCAGCCCACCCGTCTCTCTGCCGGTGCGGACCGCCACTCTGGATGGATCTCGCTCCACGGATGACAAAGGTGGCATCAGCTACTTGTGGACCAGAGATGACAGCAGCCCCGCCGCTGGG GATGTGCTGAACAACTCTGATCACCAAGCTGTCTTGTTTCTGGGAAACCTCGTGCAGGGCAAGTATAGCTTCACTCTGACTGTCACGGACAGCAAAGGGCAAATCAACACGGACAGCGGCACGTTGGAAGTTAAGCCAG ACCCGTGGGAACGTGACCAGGTGGAGCTGGTCTTAGAGGTGCCCATAACGCAGGTTTCCCACCGTCAACGTGACATGCTGCTGCGGCAGGTGGGAGTGTTGCTCGGCATCCTCGATAGCGACATCATCGTTCGAGAGATCGGCGCGTTCAATGAGCACAG TACCAGGTTGGTCTTTCTGGTGTCAGGTGGTCCAGGGCGCCCTCCTCTGTCCGGTTACAGCGTTGCACTTAGCCTGCGCAACAAATTACGTAAACAAAAGAACGACTTTCTCATTTACAAGGCTCTGCGGGTGGACACCGTCA TCTGCCAACTGAACTGTTCCAGTCATGGCGAGTGTGACTCATTCACCCGACGTTGTGTGTGCCATCCTTTCTGGATGGAGAACTTCCTCAGAGCTCAGTTTGGCGACGCCGAGAGCAACTGCG aGTGGAGCGTACTCTATGTGACCATCGCATCCTTTATGATTGTGGTTGCCGTGGCGACGGTGGTCTgggggtgtgtgtgttgctgtaatAG ACGTAAAAGCAAAGCCCGCAGGAGCAAAAGCCGTTATAAAATACTGGAAGCTGACGAGCAAGACGCTTTGGAGCTCCAACCGCCCAGAGCTG GGCGCATCAAGCCAGTACCCGCCCCCACCTCATCCGCCCTCATGCACTCCGACTCGGACTTGGAAAGCGATGACGGGCAGGTTGGGTTTTCGTGGACGGAGCAGGAGCGCGGTCACCTTCTGCGACCGCAAAACGGCTCCTTGAGGAACGGCCAAGGTCCCGTGAGAGGAAAGAAACCCAGAGAAGAGCTGTTATAG